From the Kribbella sp. CA-293567 genome, the window ACCCGCTGGCCGCGATCGCTGCCGGGGGAGTGGGAGCGCGGCGTACCGGTCGAGTACCTGCGAGGGACGGTCGAGCGATGGCTGGAGTTCGACTGGCGGGCCTGGGAGACCCGGCTCAACGCGATTCCGCAGTACACGACGGAGATCGACGGGCAGACGATCCACTTCCTGCACGCCCGATCGACCGAGCCGGCTGCCGTCCCGCTGCTGCTGACGCATGGGTGGCCGGGGTCGGTCGCTGAATTCCTCGAGGTGATCGGGCCGCTCACCGACCCCACCCGGTACGGCGCTGAGGCCACCGACGCCTTCCACGTCATCGCGCCCTCCGTGCCCGGGCACGGGTTCTCGGTCCCACTGGCGGAGTCCGGCTGGGATCACCTGCGCATCGCACGCGCCTGGATCGAGCTGATGGAACGACTCGGCTACGACCGGTACGGCGCTCAGGGTGGCGACACCGGATCGGTGGTGTCACCTCTCGTCGGCCGCCTGGCGCCCGACCGCGTCATCGGCGTACATCTCAACGGCGGTCTCGCGTTCCCAGCCGCCGGACCCGGCGATCTCGACGACCTCAGCGCCACCGACCAGGCGAAGCTCGCCAGCGCCGAGCAGCTCCGCGCGACGGGCACCGGGTACGCCGTACTGCAGTCGACCAAGCCGCAGACCGTCTCGTTCGGGCTGAGCGACTCACCGGTCGGCCAGCTCGCCTGGATCCTGGAGAAGTTCCACGACTGGACCGATCCGGCGCGGGCCCTGCCGGAGGACGCCGTCGCGCTCGGCCACCTGCTGGCCAACGTCTCCATCTACTGGTTCACCAACACCAGCGCCACGTCGGCCAACCTGTACTACGAAAGCGGGACCTACCCCACGGCGCCGAGTGGAGTTCCGACCGGCGTCGCCGTCTTCCCGACCGACCCCGCGATGCGGCACCTGCTCGAACGCGAGCACCACCTCACGCACTGGACGGAGTACTCGCGAGGCGGTCACTTCGCCGCGCTCGAAGCCCCCGACCTGCTGGTGGACGACATCCGCACGTTCTTCCGCGGTCTCCGCTAGCAGTACGAACGACAGGCTCGATCGACGCCGTACGAACGCTTGGCCTTGGCCACGGTGGCAACGGGTGAGAGTTGTCTGCCGTCGTGCCACGCGTTGAGGAACGCCTGCGGTGGCACCGCACCTCGCCGGATCCACCAGTGCCCGGCCACGGTCGGCCAGCTGATTCCGAAGTGCAGATGCGGCGGCGTCCCCTGCGCGCTTCCGGTCTTGCCGGTCAGGCCCAGCGTCTGTCCGGCCCGTACCACCCGCCCCGGCTCGACCTCGACCGCTGACAGGTGCGACCCGTAGTACCGGACCCCGTCGACGCCGACGACCGAAACCGACAGCCCACCGCGATCGCGGCCGACGTTCGTCTTCTGGTCCCAGGTGTCGACCAGGGTCACCTCGTCCACCCGCCCGTCGACCGGCGAGACGAACTTGCAGCCCTTCGCCGCGAAGATGTCCGACGCCGGGTAGTCGTGATGACTCTGCGACGCGTCCGCCCGGCAACCGGCCACCGGGAACACGTACTTCGTGGCGCTGCCGGCCGTCGCCGTTCGGTTGCTCGAAGCAACAGTCGGCCGTTGAGGCCGATCCGGCTCCGGCTGGTCGAACCCGCCGACGGCGGTGAACACGAGCAGCCCGCCGCCGGAGACCACCAAGGCAGCGGACAGAAAGATCACCCACACAGAGCGCTTCACTGCGAGTCACCGTAACAGTCGTCCGGACAGGTGCGACATGGTCGCAAAACAAGGCGTTCGAGGGCAAGGGGTGAGGTCGGAGGTTCATCCGGACAACACCTTGCGGTCATCCGGAAAGGTGATGATCCCGCTGGATTCCGCCATCCGAGAGGACGCACGATGGGACACTCCCACGACCACGCCGGCCACGACCACGGTCATGACCACAACCACGGTCACGACCACAACCACGGTCACGACCACAGCCACGAGCACGGCCACGGTCATGGGCACGATCACGACCATCACCACCCGAACACCGAGCTGGACGCCGCCACCACCGCGGCACTCGACGAGTCGATCCCGGACACCGACCTCTCGCCGTCCGAGCTGTCGCGTCGCGGACTGCTCCGCTCGGCGGGCATCCTCGGCGGCGCCGCCGCGCTCGCCGTCTCCGGCGCCGAGTTCGCCGCCGCGACCACGCCGACCGGACACGTCTTCGGCGCCGGCCGCCGGCCGAACGTCTGGCTCGCGGGCGATCACCACATCCACACCCAGCTGAGCTCCGACGGCATGTACCGGGTGATCGACCAGGCGCAGCACGCGGCCGCCAACGGTCTCGACTGGCTCGTCATCACCGACCACGGTGGCGCCACCCACGCCCGGATCGGCGTCGACCTGGTCAACCCGCAGATCAAGGCGGCCCGGTCGGAACTGAAGGACACGCTGATCTTCCAGGGCCTGGAGTGGAACATCCCCGCCGCCGAGCACGGCACGGTCTTCGTCGCGCCGGGCAGCCGCGAGGTCGAGGTACTGAAGCAGTTCGAGAACAGCTACGACGGCGGGGTGCAGAACGCCGGCGCCAACACCCCGGTCAACGAGCAGCTCGCGGTCTCCGGCATCCAGTGGCTCGGCCAGCAGGTCGACCGGCGCCGGGTGCAGGACGCGATGTTCCTCGCGAACCACCCAGCCCGCAACGGGATCGACAGCCCGCACGAGATCCGCAACTGGCGCGACGCCGACCCGCGGATCGCCGTCGGGTTCGAGGGCGCGCCAGGCCACCAGGCCGCCGGTCTGCCCGCGGCGATCGGCTCCGGCTCGGCCCGCGGCTTCTACGGCAACTCCCCGAACGCGAACTCCTTCCCCGGCTACCCGGCCGAGTCCTACCGGACCTGGGGCGGCTTCGACTGGATGACCGCGACGGTCGGCGGGCTGTGGGACAGCCTGCTCGCCGAGGGCAAGCCGTGGTGGATCAGCGCCAACTCCGACTCGCACGTGAACTGGAACGAGACGTCCCGTCGCCCCGACGGTTCGAACCAGGCCCAGTTCGACCGCGACGGCCGGTACATGGACCCCGTCTACGGCAACACGGTCAACCGCACCGCGGGCGACTTCTGGCCGGGCTTCTACAGCCGCACGCATGTCGGCGCCGACCGGCGCGACTACCTGTCGGTGATGGAAGGGTTGCGCAACGGCCGGGTCTGGGTCGATCACGGCGCACTCGTCAAGGGTGTCGAGGTCGAGGTCCGCGAGGTCGGCAAGCGCTACGGCGAGCCGCTCGGCGGCGCCCTGCACGTACGCCGGGGCCGCGCCGTCGAGCTGGTCGTCCGGATCACCGCTCAGAACGTGCCGAACTGGGCCAATTTCGTGCCCTTGCTGAACCGCGTCGACGCGATCCGCGGAGCGGTGACGGGTGCCGTCCGGGATCGCGACACCTTCACAGCTCCCGACACCAAGGTGATCCGCCAGTGGGACACCTCCGGCAAGCGCGGCACCTTCGAGCTGGTCCTGCCGTTGGGCAAGGTCGAGGCGCCGTACTACGTCCGCGTGCGCGGTACCGACGGCAACCGCAGCCAGCCGGGCTACCTCGGTGCAGCGATCGACCCGCAAGGCCCGCAGCTCGATGTGGTCGGCGACGCCGACCCGTGGGTCGACCTGTGGTTCTACACCAACCCGATCTGGGTGCTTCCGACCCGATGATCATCGCCGTCGATGCGGACTCCGCAGACGCCGTGGAGGCCGAACACCTCCTCCACGGCCTGCTGGAGT encodes:
- a CDS encoding epoxide hydrolase family protein, giving the protein MFSPFRVDVPQGAIDELRQRLRATRWPRSLPGEWERGVPVEYLRGTVERWLEFDWRAWETRLNAIPQYTTEIDGQTIHFLHARSTEPAAVPLLLTHGWPGSVAEFLEVIGPLTDPTRYGAEATDAFHVIAPSVPGHGFSVPLAESGWDHLRIARAWIELMERLGYDRYGAQGGDTGSVVSPLVGRLAPDRVIGVHLNGGLAFPAAGPGDLDDLSATDQAKLASAEQLRATGTGYAVLQSTKPQTVSFGLSDSPVGQLAWILEKFHDWTDPARALPEDAVALGHLLANVSIYWFTNTSATSANLYYESGTYPTAPSGVPTGVAVFPTDPAMRHLLEREHHLTHWTEYSRGGHFAALEAPDLLVDDIRTFFRGLR
- a CDS encoding M23 family metallopeptidase, with translation MKRSVWVIFLSAALVVSGGGLLVFTAVGGFDQPEPDRPQRPTVASSNRTATAGSATKYVFPVAGCRADASQSHHDYPASDIFAAKGCKFVSPVDGRVDEVTLVDTWDQKTNVGRDRGGLSVSVVGVDGVRYYGSHLSAVEVEPGRVVRAGQTLGLTGKTGSAQGTPPHLHFGISWPTVAGHWWIRRGAVPPQAFLNAWHDGRQLSPVATVAKAKRSYGVDRACRSYC
- a CDS encoding PHP domain-containing protein, which gives rise to MGHSHDHAGHDHGHDHNHGHDHNHGHDHSHEHGHGHGHDHDHHHPNTELDAATTAALDESIPDTDLSPSELSRRGLLRSAGILGGAAALAVSGAEFAAATTPTGHVFGAGRRPNVWLAGDHHIHTQLSSDGMYRVIDQAQHAAANGLDWLVITDHGGATHARIGVDLVNPQIKAARSELKDTLIFQGLEWNIPAAEHGTVFVAPGSREVEVLKQFENSYDGGVQNAGANTPVNEQLAVSGIQWLGQQVDRRRVQDAMFLANHPARNGIDSPHEIRNWRDADPRIAVGFEGAPGHQAAGLPAAIGSGSARGFYGNSPNANSFPGYPAESYRTWGGFDWMTATVGGLWDSLLAEGKPWWISANSDSHVNWNETSRRPDGSNQAQFDRDGRYMDPVYGNTVNRTAGDFWPGFYSRTHVGADRRDYLSVMEGLRNGRVWVDHGALVKGVEVEVREVGKRYGEPLGGALHVRRGRAVELVVRITAQNVPNWANFVPLLNRVDAIRGAVTGAVRDRDTFTAPDTKVIRQWDTSGKRGTFELVLPLGKVEAPYYVRVRGTDGNRSQPGYLGAAIDPQGPQLDVVGDADPWVDLWFYTNPIWVLPTR